The Tamandua tetradactyla isolate mTamTet1 chromosome 5, mTamTet1.pri, whole genome shotgun sequence genome window below encodes:
- the COL10A1 gene encoding collagen alpha-1(X) chain gives MLPQIVLLLLISLNSVHGFYAERYQTPTGIKGPLPNTKSQFFIPYTIRSKGIPVRGEQGIPGPPGPAGPRGPSGPPGKPGFGSPGPQGEPGLPGPPGPSAPGRPGSPGLPGKPGERGPYGPKGDTGPAGLPGPRGPPGQPGTPGPAGVSVAGKPGQQGPTGAPGPRGFPGEKGAPGVPGMNGQKGETGYGAPGRPGERGLPGPQGPMGPSGPPGIGKRGENGFPGQPGIKGDRGLPGEMGPSGPPGPQGPPGKQGPEGSGKPGAAGAPGQPGIPGTKGYPGAPGVAGPPGAPGFGKPGLPGLKGQRGPIGLPGSPGAKGEQGPVGHPGEPGLTGPPGNIGPQGPKGIPGNHGAPGPKGDPGPAGPAGYPGAKGERGSPGLDGKPGYAGEPGLAGPKGNPGLPGPKGDPGVGGSPGVPGPMGPAGAKGLPGHNGEPGPRGVPGIPGIRGPIGPPGIPGFPGSKGDPGNPGPPGPAGIATKGLNGPTGPPGPPGPRGHTGEPGLPGPPGPPGPPAQAVMPESFLKAGQRPSLSGVPLVSANQGLTGMPVSAFTVILSKAYPAIGMPIPFDKILYNRQQHYDPRTGIFTCRVPGIYYFSYHVHVKGTHVWVGLYKNGTPIMYTYDEYTKGYLDQASGSAVVDLAENDQVWLQLPNAESNGVYSSEYVHSSFSGFLVAPM, from the exons ATGCTGCCACAAATTGTCCTTTTGCTGCTAATATCCTTGAACTCGGTTCATGGGTTTTATGCTGAGCGATACCAAACACCCACAGGCATAAAAGGCCCCCTTCCCAACACCAAGAGCCAGTTCTTCATCCCCTACACCATAAGGAGTAAAG GTATACCAGTAAGAGGAGAGCAAGGTATTCCTGGACCACCGGGCCCCGCTGGACCTCGCGGGCCTTCCGGACCACCAGGAAAACCTGGTTTCGGGAGTCCTGGACCCCAAGGGGAGCCAGGGTTGCCAGGACCACCAGGACCATCTGCCCCTGGGAGGCCAGGCTCACCAGGACTCCCAGGAAAACCAGGGGAAAGAGGCCCTTATGGACCAAAGGGAGATACTGGACCAGCTGGTTTACCAGGACCACGGGGCCCACCAGGGCAACCAGGAACCCCAGGCCCAGCTGGAGTTTCTGTTGCGGGAAAACCCGGACAACAGGGACCTACAGGAGCCCCCGGACCCAGAGGCTTTCCTGGGGAAAAGGGTGCACCAGGAGTCCCTGGTATGAATGGACAGAAAGGGGAAACGGGATATGGTGCTCCTGGCCGCCCAGGTGAGAGGGGCCTTCCAGGCCCTCAGGGTCCCATGGGACCATCTGGTCCTCCTGGAATAGGAAAAAGAGGTGAAAATGGGTTTCCGGGACAGCCAGGCATCAAAGGTGATCGGGGTTTACCAGGCGAAATGGGACCAAGTGGCCCCCCAGGTCCCCAAGGGCCTCCCGGGAAGCAAGgaccagaaggcagtgggaagccaGGAGCTGCTGGAGCCCCAGGCCAGCCAGGGATTCCAGGAACAAAAGGCTACCCAGGGGCTCCAGGAGTAGCTGGGCCCCCAGGGGCTCCTGGGTTTGGGAAACCAGGCTTGCCGGGCCTGAAGGGACAAAGAGGACCTATTGGCCTTCCAGGGAGTCCAGGAGCCAAAGGTGAGCAAGGCCCAGTAGGGCATCCTGGGGAGCCAGGTCTGACTGGACCCCCTGGAAATATAGGACCCCAAGGACCAAAAGGCATCCCGGGCAACCACGGTGCCCCAGGCCCAAAAGGTGATCCAGGCCCAGCTGGGCCAGCAGGATACCCTGGGGCCAAGGGAGAAAGGGGCTCCCCTGGGTTAGATGGAAAACCAGGGTATGCGGGAGAACCAGGTCTTGCTGGTCCTAAGGGTAACCCAGGGTTACCAGGTCCAAAGGGTGACCCCGGAGTTGGAGGGTCTCCTGGTGTCCCAGGCCCCATGGGCCCAGCAGGAGCTAAGGGACTGCCTGGACATAATGGGGAGCCCGGTCCCAGAGGTGTCCCTGGAATACCAGGTATCAGAGGCCCCATTGGGCCACCAGGCATTCCAGGATTCCCTGGTTCTAAAGGGGATCCAGGAAATCCAGGTCCTCCTGGCCCAGCTGGCATAGCAACTAAGGGTCTCAATGGACCAACTGGGCCACCAGGGCCTCCAGGTCCAAGGGGCCATACTGGAGAGCCTGGCCTCCCAGGGCCTCCAGGACCCCCGGGTCCCCCAGCCCAAGCGGTGATGCCCGAGAGCTTTCTAAAGGCAGGCCAAAGACCCAGTCTTTCCGGGGTGCCTCTGGTTAGTGCTAACCAAGGCCTAACAGGTATGCCTGTATCTGCTTTCACCGTTATTCTCTCCAAAGCTTACCCAGCAATAGGCATGCCCATCCCATTTGATAAGATTCTGTATAATAGGCAACAGCATTATGACCCAAGAACTGGAATCTTTACCTGCAGGGTACCAGGAATCTACTATTTCTCCTACCATGTGCATGTGAAGGGGACACACGTCTGGGTGGGCCTCTATAAGAACGGCACCCCCATAATGTACACCTATGACGAGTACACCAAAGGCTACTTGGACCAGGCTTCCGGGAGCGCTGTGGTCGATCTCGCAGAGAATGACCAGGTGTGGCTCCAGCTGCCCAACGCCGAGTCCAATGGCGTGTACTCCTCCGAGTATGTGCACTCCTCTTTCTCAGGATTCTTAGTGGCTCCCATGTGA